The nucleotide sequence ATGTGAATATCTTGGTGGGGTTCACGCAATGGGCGAATGCAGCGATGAAGTTGCATTCTTACTACGGGCCGTTTGAGATCCTCACGGCGTACACACCGATTCATTCCTATTCGCGAACCCTCACCTATCGGGTGAAGTTGGAATCCTCGCAGTGGGGGAATTTTTTATCTAAAAAACCGATCGCCGACTTTGATACACGCTTTAAGGCCAGCGGCTTAAAAGTGCATCCTAAAGATGATTCTAGCCTTAGGGACATACAATCCCGATTAGAGCGAAAAGAGGGGCCTTACTTCCTGAATCCCCATGAAGTTTTGACAAAAAACCTAGGCGAACCATTAAGTTTGTACCAACCGACGTCGATTTAAGGTATATTGGTCTTCACCTATGAATGAATCTCTACCTGCTGTTGCTAAAAGTGTTTACATCGAATGTAAGAAGTGCGGAACGGAACGATATTTTAAAGTGATCGCGCACACCAGTTCCGAGACTGCAAAAGTGAAATGTGAAGTGTGTGGATCACAGAAGAGTTATCGAGTGTCCGAGAAAAAACCGAAAGCAACAAAACCACGTGCAGCAAAATCCACAACTCCTAAATCATCCTCCACCTGGATTACGCTCAAAGAAAACCGTGGGGAAGGCTCCGCAAAGTCTTACTCTGTCAAAGCCACTTTCGCGTCTGACGAATCGCTGATGCATCCTAAGTTTGGATTGGGCTTTGTGATTAAAGCTCATCCGTCTAAAATCGAAGTTCTATTTGCCGAAGGGGTAAAAGAACTCATCCATGCACGAGTTTAGTTACCTTCCTCCCGAAATCTTTATTTATTGTTTTGTCCTGGGCCTACTCATTGGCCTTGTGACGTCCACTCTTGGAATTGGCGGCGGAATTTTTATGGTTCCTCTGCTGCCGGTCATTTTTAAAATGACTCTTCACGAAGCCGTGGCCACAAGTCTTTTTACGATCTTTTTAGTCACCTTATTCAATACGTTTATATTCCATCGGCAAAAAGCGGTGAGGTGGCCTGTGGGATTGTGGCTAGGCGTCCCCGCATCGGTGGTGGCTTTTTTTATTCCTACGATCGCGGTACGGCTCCCGGAAGTCGCAATCCAGTCCGTGTTGGTGGTGGCCCTTTTCGCGATGTCGGTGGTGACGTATCACAAGCGACGCGCTCTGACTCAAGGGGCGCTTCACGATTTGGATCGTCGGAGTAAAATAAGGTGTGTGGGCTTAGGATCTGTCGTGGGGGCTTTGTCGGGACTTTCGGGACTGGGGGGCGGTTTGTTTTTCGGACCCTTTTTAATCTCTCAAAGGCTCGTTTTAGCCCAGCAGCTTACGCCTACGATCAATCTCACGGCGATGCTCACCACGGTGATGGGGACCGTGGGTTATCTCATCATGGGATTTCGAGGCACGGGTTATATTCACTTTCCGTTGGCTTTTGCGCTTTTCATTGTGGCCAGTCTCAGCGGAGTTTATTTTAAAAAATTACAACCCATGATTCCCGTGCAATGGAAGGCGACCATCATTGCCGCCGTTCTATTGGTGATGGCGGCCAATGTGTTGATCAAAGCTCAACTCCACTGACAACTTCCCTTTGTCGTTTTTGTTTGTTACATAATACTTTATATGAAACTGCAAAGCCGTCTCGAAGATAAAATTCAAAAGCAACTCAATCCATCCCACTGGGACATCGAGAATGAAAGCGCAAATCATGGAGCGCGTTTGGGTGGGGAAAGTCACTTTAAAGTGTTGATTGTATCTCCCAACTTTGAGGGGAAGTCGCGGCTGCAACGTCAGCGGGACGTCCACAGTTTGTTCGCTGAGGAACTGGCGAGTGGCATTCATGCTCTCTCACTGCGGTTACTCACGCCGCAAGAGTGGCAGGATTCGGGCGCAGAGAGCTTTGTGAGCCCCAACTGTCAGTCGAAGCCGGTACTCCCTAAAGTCAAATAACCTCGCTCGTCCAATGGCGCGTGAGGTCCTTCGCTTTCGCTCAGAATCACATAAAAATTAGTCGTTAGAGAGCTCGTTGATCTGTTTTTTGAGTTTTTCGAGAAGATCTATGGTGTCCTTTTGCATCTCCGTGGGAGATTGATCTTGCTCCTCGGAGGGACTATTGGTAATTTTGTCCCACTCATCTATGGCTAAATCGAGCTCCTTAAGAGTATCTCCCAATCGTGATTTCGATGGGGGTCTGGAGCTTGGTGATGGCGTGCCGGTGGTCTTTGATGTCATAAGGATTAAAAATCCTAAGAATCATTGAGCGAAATTGCAATGAAATTTGTTAATTTTTTTTCTGGAGGACGATAATGGCTGAAGAAATTATTTATACGATGAAAGGTGTGTCTAAAGTTTACCCACCTAGCAAATATGTTCTCAAAGATATTTACTTATCCTACTTTTACGGCGCCAAGATTGGTGTGCTCGGTTTGAACGGAAGTGGAAAATCAAGTTTGCTCAACATCATGGCAGGGAAAGACGAAAACTTCATCGGTGAAGCGTTTCCTGCTCGCGCCTATAAACTCGGATATCTCGAGCAAGAGCCGAATCTCGATCCCGAAAAAACTGCGAAAGATGTGGTGATGGAAGGCGCCGGCGATGTTGCACGACACCTCAAAGAGTTCAACGACATCAGCACGCAGTTGTGCGACGAGAATTTAGATCCCGATAAAATGGAAAAGCTCATCGAGAAGCAAGGTGCAATTCAAGAGAAGATCGAAGCTGCTGACGGCTGGGAGCTCGACAACAAGATCGAGCAGGCGATGGATGCACTTCGCTGTCCTCCGGGAGATTCTTTGATTAAGAATCTTTCGGGAGGGGAAAAGCGTCGCGTGGCGCTTTGCCGTTTGCTTTTGTCGAATCCCGACATTCTTCTCCTCGACGAACCGACCAACCACATGGATGCCGAAACGGTGTCGTGGCTTGAGCATTTCCTCCACACTTTCCCCGGTACGGTCATCGCCGTGACCCACGATCGCTACTTCTTGGATAATGTTGCCGGATGGATTTTAGAGCTCGATCGGGGAGAGGGCATTCCGTGGAAGGGCAATTACTCCTCCTGGTTAGATCAAAAAGATAAGCGCCAGGCCCAAGAGCAGCGCGAAGAGACCAAGAAGATGAAGACGCTGGAGCGCGAGCTCGACTGGATTCGTATGTCTCCGAAGGCCCGCCAAGCCAAGTCAAAGGCGCGAATCTCGGCTTACGAGAATTTAGCCAAAGAGGCGTCTCCCGAGAGAATTCAAGAGATGCAGATCTACATCCCACCAGGTCCTCGTTTGGGGGGATTCTGTCATCGAAGCTAAGAACATTTCTAAGGCCGCAGGCGACCGCTTGCTTATCGATAACTTAAGTTTTTCTGTCCCTCGCGGAGCTATCGTGGGAATCATTGGTCCGAACGGTGCGGGGAAAACCACACTGTTTAAGATGATTACTGGTAAAGAGAAGCCTGACAGTGGAGAGATGGTGATCGGCTCTACCGTAAAGCTCGCTTACGTCGATCAGGAGCGTGCCACTCTCGATCCGAACAAATCCATCTGGGAAGAGATTTCGGGCGGCCACGACCTGATTAAGGTCGGTTCCCGCGAAATGAACTCCAGACAGTATGTTTCGCGCTTTAACTTTAATGGCACAGACCAGCAGAAAAAGGTCGGAACTCTTTCGGGCGGAGAGCGAAATCGCGTGAATATGGCGAAACTCCTCCTCGAGGGCGCTAACGTCCTACTTCTGGATGAGCCGACAAACGATCTCGACGTCAATACCATGCGAGCCCTTGAAGAAGCGCTCTTGGAATTCGGTGGTTGCGCTCTGATCATTTCGCATGACCGATGGTTCTTAGATCGCGTCTGCTCTCATATACTCGCATTTGAGGGGGATAGTACGGTGCAATTCTACTCTGGAAACTACTCCGAGTGGGAAGAGGAATACAAGAAACGCATGGGGATTGAGACTCTTACTCCCAAGCGGATCAAGTACAGAAAATTTAAAAATTAGGCAAAATTAGGCGTTTTTCCGCTCGGAAAAACGCCGTTTCTCGAGGGGAAATACCCTCAAAATCCCGCAAAACCGAGATTTCCCGAATGGAAAACGGAGTTTCCCCTCTAATAAAAGTGGGATTGAATTGTTTTTTTTCTATTGACTCGAAGACTGTACCTATAACAACGTAGATGTGTGAGGGGGATGAAGCCCTTCGCAAAAACGTAATTACGGAGGAAACACCTAATGGCAAAGAAGAAAAAAGCTGCTAAAAAAGCTAAAACTGTAAAGAAAGCCGCGAAGAAAACTGCTGCTCCTAAAAAAGCAAAAACAAAAAGAAAGCCGAACGCGAGCTTCATGAAGCCGTTGACACCAAGTGCTGATCTTGCAGCTGTTGTTGGCACTAAAGCTATTCCTAGAACTGAAGTTGTTAAAAAACTTTGGGCTTACATCCACAAGCATGATCTTCAAGACAAGAAAAACAGAAGAAACATCAACGCTGATGCACCTCTTAAAAAAGTATTCGGTGGTCGTGGAACAGTTTCTATGTTCGAAATGACTAAATACATCAGCAAACACCTTAAGTAATCTCAAGGTTAAGCAGACTGTATGTCGATAGGGAAGGGAAGCAAATGCTTCCCTTTTTTATTTTTAATTCTAGAACATTTTTATGAAAGAAGCTTTTCTCTCCCTGCCCTCGACGGGTGCGTAGCGTCTTCGGATTACGTCACGACGGGGGTACCCGTCCTGCCGCAACCCGGATACGCAACGCTCGCACGGGATGGTCGAGAAAAGCTTCTTTCATAAAAATGTTCTAGAATTAAAAATAAAAAATTATGGGTCAGCTTTATGTTCTCATTTTTTGCTCTTGTTCGGGGGTGGGCCTCTCAAGTGTTATAAAGCTTTGGGGGCGGTTTTTGTATGTGATTTTGGGGAAAGGGCGGGTTTGTAAATTTTCGAAAGTTTCGGTGTGGCTGGACATTTTTGGGGTTATCTAATAGCTTTGTGGGCTATGAATGTGAAGACGGCCAGTGATATTCGGATTATGGAGCGGACGTGCCAGTTGGCGGCTCAAACTCTCGTGCATGTGTCTAAATTTGTGAAGGCGGGGGTTACGACCAACGAGCTCGATCAGATCGCTTATGATTATACGCTGTCTCACAATGCTCGGCCGGCGCCTTTAAATTATCACGGGTTTCCGAAATCCATCTGCACCTCCGTCAATTATGTGATCTGCCATGGGGTTCCCAACAACGTTCCTCTTAAAGACGGCGATATCGTGAATATTGATGTGACGACTTTTAAAGATGGGTTTCATGGAGATTGCTCGGCCACTTACTTTGTTGGGAATGTTTCCCATGAGGCCCGACTGATCGTGGAAGTGGCCGAAAAGGCCCGCGACAAGGGCATTGAGGCCATCACCCCCTTCGGAACGACCGGAGATATCGGTTACGAAATTAATAAGTATGTGACCCGTAAAGGCTTTGCCGTAGTCCATGAGATCGGTGGCCACGGGATTGGTCGGGAGTTTCACGAAGAGCCCTTTGTCCCTTCTTATGGTAAAAAAGGCCGCGGCGATAAGTTGCTCCCCTGGGGCACGATCACGGTGGAGCCGATGATCAATATTAATGACCGGCCGATTAAAGAGTTCTCCATTCCAGGATCGACCATTAAGTACTACGAAACGTCCGATAAGACCCTTTCCGCACAATTTGAGCACACGGTTTTAATCACCGACAAGGGCTACCAAATCCTCACATTGCCTTAAAAGGTTCCAGGTTCCTTGTTAACAAAACTAAAACGGAGGCTCTCAGCCTCCGTTTTAGTTTTGTTAACAAGGAACCTGGAACCTTTTAAGGCTTTATCTTGATACTTTAGGCGTTTACGGCTATTTCATATGTATTACGCATTCCACATAACAGGAGTTTTTATGAGTCTTACAGGAGCGACGACAATGAAATATACATTGCCTAAAACACAATCTGGACAACCCGACTATCGCGTTTGCAAAGAAGCTATGGAAAATCCAAAGCGCTTTGAGGAGCTCGCTCGCTGGGGACGTGAAGAAATCAAAATCGCTGAAACCGAAATGCCAGGCCTTATGGCTCTTCGCGAAGAGTATGCGACGCAAAAGCCACTTCAAGGGGCTCGCATCACAGGTTGCCTTCATATGACAATTCAAACAGCTGTTCTTATCGAGACGCTTGTTGATCTCGGTGCGGAAGTTCGCTGGTCTTCTTGCAATATTTTCTCGACTCAGGATCATGCGGCGGTGGCCATGGCTGCGGCGGGAATCCCTGTATTTGCTTGGAAAGGTGAGACCGAAGAAGAGTACGAATGGTGTGTGAAGCAAACGATCGAAGGCTGGAAAGACGGCTTCGATATCATTCTCGATGATGGTGGCGATCTTACCGTCATGATGCACAGACCAGAGTACGCCGAAATGCTTAAAAAAATTAAGGGCGTTTCTGAAGAAACAACGACAGGGGTTCATAACCTCGAAAAAATGTTAAAAGACGGCAAACTTAAAATCCCTGCGATCAACGTTAACGATTCTGTGACGAAAACAAAATTTGATAACCTTTATGGCTGCCGCGAATCTCTTGCGGATGGCATTAAGCGCGCGACGGACGTCATGCTTGCGGGTAAAACGGCCGTGATCGCTGGCTTCGGAGATGTTGGTAAGGGTTCTGCAGCGTCGCTCAGAAACTTTGGAGCTCGCGTCGTCGTCACCGAAATCGATCCTATTTGCGCTCTTCAAGCCGCAATGGAAGGGTACCAAGTTGTAAAAATGGAAGACGTGGCTGCCGAAGCTGATATTTTTGTGACAGCTACAGGTTGTGCAGACATCATCACCGAAAAACACTTTAGCCAGATGAAGCACGGGGCGATCGTTTGTAACATTGGTCACTTCGATATCGAAATCGATATGGCTTGGTTAAACGCGAATTCTAAGGTCCGCGAAGTGAAGCCTCAGGTGGACATTCACCAGCTTAAGAACGGAAACGAAATTATCGTTCTTGCAAAAGGTCGCTTAGTGAATTTGGGCTGTGGAACGGGTCACCCTTCGTTCGTAATGAGTGCGTCCTTCACGAACCAAGTTTTAGCTCAGATCGATCTCTTTAACGAAAGTGCAAAGTACCAAGAGATTGGTGTTTATCGTTTACCTAAAGAACTCGACGAAAAAGTGGCGCGCCTCCACCTTAAGAAAATTGGTGTTCAGTTGACGACGTTAACAGATAAGCAGTCGAGCTATCTTGGCATCAAAAAAGCTGGACCATTTAAACCGGAGCACTACCGCTACTAAGTGGAGGGCTCAGCTCATTGAGAAAAAGGGTAACTGCTATCAGTTACCCTTTTTTTTTGGCCTTCAATTGAGTGCGGCGGTCTACTGTGCCTCGGAGCTGGAATTGGGTTGAGGTGCGACGTTCGCCTTAGGAGGGGTGATGGAAGCTCTAAACTTGGTACATCGAATGTCTTGCTCTGCAATCACTTTACTCTCAAAATCTTTTGTTTTTATATCTCGCCCTTTTTCGAGATAGGACACCACCACAGTGAGTGGGAAGTAGGTTCGGGTGCGATTTTTAAGGCGCATGTTTTTGCAGATCAGTCTCTCCAGATGTAACAAGGTTTTCTTCTTTAGATCTTCACTCTTCTCCATTCTTCGCGAAAGAAAAAAGTTGAGATGCCGGCGATCGAAGGGGTGGGTCCAC is from Bdellovibrionales bacterium and encodes:
- a CDS encoding sulfite exporter TauE/SafE family protein gives rise to the protein MHEFSYLPPEIFIYCFVLGLLIGLVTSTLGIGGGIFMVPLLPVIFKMTLHEAVATSLFTIFLVTLFNTFIFHRQKAVRWPVGLWLGVPASVVAFFIPTIAVRLPEVAIQSVLVVALFAMSVVTYHKRRALTQGALHDLDRRSKIRCVGLGSVVGALSGLSGLGGGLFFGPFLISQRLVLAQQLTPTINLTAMLTTVMGTVGYLIMGFRGTGYIHFPLAFALFIVASLSGVYFKKLQPMIPVQWKATIIAAVLLVMAANVLIKAQLH
- a CDS encoding BolA family transcriptional regulator, which gives rise to MKLQSRLEDKIQKQLNPSHWDIENESANHGARLGGESHFKVLIVSPNFEGKSRLQRQRDVHSLFAEELASGIHALSLRLLTPQEWQDSGAESFVSPNCQSKPVLPKVK
- a CDS encoding SWIB/MDM2 domain-containing protein yields the protein MAKKKKAAKKAKTVKKAAKKTAAPKKAKTKRKPNASFMKPLTPSADLAAVVGTKAIPRTEVVKKLWAYIHKHDLQDKKNRRNINADAPLKKVFGGRGTVSMFEMTKYISKHLK
- the map gene encoding type I methionyl aminopeptidase; translated protein: MNVKTASDIRIMERTCQLAAQTLVHVSKFVKAGVTTNELDQIAYDYTLSHNARPAPLNYHGFPKSICTSVNYVICHGVPNNVPLKDGDIVNIDVTTFKDGFHGDCSATYFVGNVSHEARLIVEVAEKARDKGIEAITPFGTTGDIGYEINKYVTRKGFAVVHEIGGHGIGREFHEEPFVPSYGKKGRGDKLLPWGTITVEPMININDRPIKEFSIPGSTIKYYETSDKTLSAQFEHTVLITDKGYQILTLP
- the ahcY gene encoding adenosylhomocysteinase, yielding MENPKRFEELARWGREEIKIAETEMPGLMALREEYATQKPLQGARITGCLHMTIQTAVLIETLVDLGAEVRWSSCNIFSTQDHAAVAMAAAGIPVFAWKGETEEEYEWCVKQTIEGWKDGFDIILDDGGDLTVMMHRPEYAEMLKKIKGVSEETTTGVHNLEKMLKDGKLKIPAINVNDSVTKTKFDNLYGCRESLADGIKRATDVMLAGKTAVIAGFGDVGKGSAASLRNFGARVVVTEIDPICALQAAMEGYQVVKMEDVAAEADIFVTATGCADIITEKHFSQMKHGAIVCNIGHFDIEIDMAWLNANSKVREVKPQVDIHQLKNGNEIIVLAKGRLVNLGCGTGHPSFVMSASFTNQVLAQIDLFNESAKYQEIGVYRLPKELDEKVARLHLKKIGVQLTTLTDKQSSYLGIKKAGPFKPEHYRY